AGGCGCTTCCTGGCCTTTTCGATCTCGTGGATGTTGCGGCCACCTTCGCCAATCTGGTCGAGCAGGTCCTTAACTTCGTCAGCGAGGTTCTTGTTCTCGCGGCGGACAGCCTCGAGCTGTTCCTGGCCTTCCTCGTAGGCACCCTTGAGACGGAACAATTCGGTGGAGTAGTTGCGGCATTCCTTCTGGCTGGCGTCGAGCTCGGCGGCGAGGTCGTCGACCTTGAGCTTCCATTCTCCAATGATCTTGTCGAAGGCCTTCTGCTTCTTCTCGGCAGCGTTGGCGATGGCGGTGGCACGGTCGACCTCGAGCTGCAGGTCCTCGACCTCGGTGGCGAGGCGCTGCTTGGTCTTCTCGAGGGCAACGACCTTCTGGTTGAGGGACTCAATGGTCTCCTCGGCCTCGGCGAGGCGGGCCTGGAGCTTGCGCTTGGCCTCCTCGAGCTCCTCGGAGCGGGCAACACCCTCGGACTCGTACTTGGAGCGCCAGATCTGGCCCTCGGCGTTGGCCTTGGAAAGCTGGCGCTGAAGATCAGCCTTGCCCTCGGCCTCCTCCTCGACCTGTTCGCGGATGTTGTCCAGGTCGTGCTCGAGGTTGCGGAACTTGCCCAGAAGGGTGGCGCGTTCCTGTTAACAAGAAAACACATTAATTAGCTTCTATGTCGGTAAGCCTTGTTAAGTGCATCATTAGACCAAGTAAGTCTCAGCTTGATACTAAAACGCACCAATATGGCAATATCTAACAATGTGTCGTTTGAGTTATCTTTGTTGTTGTTTTCTTTTAGATGAACCATGTTATATTGTATACTAACCCTGGCCTCCTCGTCGGCGAGCCTCTTGGTATCCTCCAGCTGAGTGGTGAGCGACACCTTGATCTTGGACAGCTGCGACACCTGGGACTCGGCCTCCTCCAGTTGGCGGAGCAGGTCTGAGTTCTCGATGGACATCTTCTTCTTGGCGGCATCCAGGTCGTTGAGGGTGCGGTTGGCCTCGTCAGCCTTGTTTTGGACTTCGTTGAGCTGGTGCTGGAGCTGCTTGGCGATCTTCTCCTGGGCAGCCTAttaggaaataaataattgttagaCGAAGGTATTTTCACGGTTTAGTTGAAAGTTTAATGGTTTGaattcttttaatatttaaattttggtGATGCAGGCTGATATTCGTTTTAGCGTGTATTTAACAGATCATGACTGTGTTAAAAACAAacggtattatttattatgagaaGAAAAATATTGCAGAGAAATATTgaattatacatacataggttggtgcaaatgtttacatttataaaacttCTGATACATTGTTACGGTAAGCACCACGACTATTTTTaacttacataatattaggcacattatatgttatttaattatattattcaatAATTAGTTGTTGaaaggttttatttaatgttactaATGTTAGAAGATAATTAGAATAGGGATTAATCAGTTTAAAAATCattcaaaaaagttttttacattttagctGTAGTTTAGTTTCACGTTACAGCGCTCATAGCTTTTTTGCGTTTAGTAAAACTATATTAGGTATGTTAAATTGGGCGTGTGTAGTGTCTGGTCCCAAGCACACAAGTTGTTTAAGTTCTTATATACAGCTACTATCCTAGGATAAGCATTATAAGGGCTGTATAAATCTTTATAAAGCTCTTGTGCGACTTGGGTTGCAACTCCATCTAACTGGCGAAAGCGAAGCGAAGTCCTGCTGATGCCAAAACAATTTATACCTTTTCGTTGGACACGTGGTCGAGACCAGCGCGGAGGTCATTGACTTCGCTAAAGTACTGAGAACGTTCCTTCTCAGCCCTGGATGGATTAGAAACACGATTAATATCACCTAATTGGTATGTGTTTGTGTTGTGGGCATTGAGTGGGCCGTGGTTCTTTCACGTTTAGGGAACATGCGGGGGAACTCGGTACACATGCCTCGTGGATGACATGTTACCTTTTCACGGGCCACCTGATCGACGGCAGCGCGTGTGTTGTTTAGCTCCGAGTAGCAAGACGCGCGGTCATGATCAGCCCTGAATTAGCAGTACAATTGAGTATCCCAAGCTTTCAAGTCCCAGTTCAAATTTAAAGGTTCAATACAAAATTACATTTCCTTTGCATATTAAAAGtgtatttataaacattatGCTGATGTTTATAAGATTTGCCACGTAGGAGTGCTATAAATATTCAGCATCGAGTGCCTCTTGctgtaactatttttatttcgcCAATTgcgtttacttatttttacgaTCTATGAAATCAGGATATTTGATTATAAAAAAAGcacgtacatacatacttagctTACAATAATCTAGAGCATAAAAATTGTGTTTTCATTGCTCTAGTAGAAAAGGATATAATATAACGTATAATACTCACTTGGCCTTGAGCTTGTTGAGCTGGTCGAGCTGCTCACCCATCTCGGCGACGGAATCGTTGTGCTTCTTGCGCAGGTTGGCGAGGGTGGACTCGTGCTGGATGTTGGCCTCCTCCAGGTCGCGGCGCAGCTTGCTGAGTTCAGCCTCGCGCTTCTTGTTAAGCTCGATCTGGGCAGAGGTAGCACCACCGGCCTCCTCAAGGCGCTCGCCGAGCTCCTCGAGTTCACGAGCGAGGTCAGCGCGCTGCTTCTCAGCCTTGGCGCGAGCCTGGCGCTCAGACTCGACTTCCTCCTCGAGCTCCTCGATGCGAGCCTGCAGTTCCTTGATCTGCTTCTGCAGCTTGCTGACAAGGGACTGTTCATCCTCGAGCTTAGCGGTCAGGGAGGAGATCTCCTTGTCCTTGCGCTGGATGGTCTGCTCCAGCTCCTTCTTGTTGCGTTCGAGGTCGGCGACGGCTTCCTGGGTCAGCTTGAGGTCGCCCTCAACCTTCCTCCTCTGCTTCTCAACATCACCGCGCAGCTTCTTCTCGCGCTCCAGAGAGTCCTCCAGCTCGTCGAGAGTCTGCTCGAGCTTCTGCTTGACCTTGTTGAGGTGGTTGACCTTATCCTCGGCGGCCTGGAGTTCCTCACCAGTCTTCTGGTTGGACTCGCCCTGCATCTTCTTCTCCTTGTTGAGCTTGTTGATGAGCTCATCTTGGTGGGCGATCTCATCGTTCAAGTTGCGGATCTGGTGGTCCTTGGTGGCCTTGTCCTGCTCGGATTTCTGGACGGCCAGCTCGAGATCCTCGACGTCCTTCTTGAGGCCAGAGACCTCCTGTTCCAACTTCTTCTTGTTCTGGAACAGCTGGTTGCGGGCGTCCTCCTCCTGGGTCAGGCGGTCCTGGGTGTCCTACGGTCACAACAGCTCGAATCAGTATACGGTATTCAGTATTCAAGTATATAAAACTAGGCATCGAAAAAATAAACAGTTGGCTTTTAATTGCTTTCGCAATTCCTCTAAACACGTCTGGCTTCTGTCTATCGGCAAATAATAGCAATTAATGATTTGCAATAAAATCGTGCAACCCGCAGACgtgcaatttatttttaactcttCAAGCTGCTTTTAGTGTAAACATAACGGTGTTTATTTAAAGAAATACTCTAGCAAACGAAGCATTGCTTTGCAACAGTGTTACGGCTACATATTTGGCTTGTAACGGGATGTCTTCTAAGTAACTAATGTCCGGTATGTTTACTCGCCGCAGGAATCTCAGCtaattaattaaactaattaggtacattatttatttagcgCCAGAGTATTCGCGACCCAAATTGCTCATTGCTATTTCAAGATGACGCATCATTACCgggataaaaaatatgttacaaaTTTTACGATTATTATCCGCCTGGATATGCCACATGTTAATAACTGAAGGGTATAAGGAGGAATTTAGCAAGCCACTAGTAGATGATGGTTCACAACTTTTTTTGCACTATCGTTTGAGGTACCAAAACAATTTACGACTATGTATGAAGATTTTCTGTTTCTCTCTTGAcgattcataataataaaagtagattcattatcacaaaagtgactacatgatttttttttattactataccTACTCTTAATTATGGggcttaaaattattattttactaagttTTGCTAATTCGACTATTATGACTAATATGCCTTGTTTCTATACTTTCTATTATGACGCTGTGAAGTTTTCATTTTTCTAGAGGATATCaatataaatagtttttattattgtttgagTAATGTACATGATCTGTGCTATACTATCacataactaataaataattaacacttaCCCTAAGCTGGGACTCCATGTCGGACTTCTGGGCCTGGAGCTTGGCGGCGCGCTCCTGGACTTCGGACAGCGAGCCCTTCTCGCCCTCGAGCGAGCCGAGCAGAGCGGTCTTCTCCTCCAGCAGCTTGGCGTTGAGGACCTCCAACTCCTTGCGAAGTTTCTCCTCCTTCTCCAGAGCCTCGATCGCCTTGTTGGCCTTCTCTTCCAGTTTCTGCAATTCAACCACACTTTTATCCACACCATCCCATTCCGAAACGTGTATCGttgccattttatttaattttattgatcaCATCAATTGATTGGATAGGGAATGTCGGTTCGTTCGTTAGGGGAGTTAGGCGCGCGCCCAGCCGACCGCTCGACTGAACGGGGCGCTGGAGTTTTCCAGCGGGCGATAGCCGCCCACGCGCATGATTACTTAGCTAGGTGAGTGGGGCGATAGGGGGGGATTCCAGAAATGGCTGCGGCAGGTGCGGTGTCACGTAACCGGCAGGTGGGTGCGGTTAGCTATTTACGTGCTTGATTCACGCCgctaaatttgattatttattggGTCAGAGTGCTCCATCATATTAATGCGTTGAGTGATGCTTACCGCGATCTCATCCTCGATGCGGCTGACGTTGAGGAGGGGCTTGACCTTCTGCCACAACTTCCACCAGGGCCAGGTACGGAGTTGCAGGTACTTGCGCAAGTTGCGCTGGACAACTTGGAGGGCGACCCTAGTGGTAGAAAACTTAACTTAGCATATCTTtatgaataatataatttaatttacataatGAAGTCGGATATTTGCAATTATGATATAACTAAGGTTGAAGGTAAGGTAAGGCTTTatgaaggttgactggtagagaatgcctcatagcattaagtccgccttttgtgcgattgtattttcttttgtgcaataaagattaaataaataatttaataacaaaatttcaaaagatAATAActaagaaaaaacattttaaaaaaatattaaagatttGGAATGCCAAATATCGATTTCATTACTATACCTAATTGAATTTAATATATGTAACTGTCCAGAATAaataagtgttattttatttcaggtaatGATCCCGCTTTAGTAAAAGTAACAGTGTAAGTGTGCGATGTTATTAAAGAAACTGTATAAGGTAAGATATCATACCTCTGTTCCTGCAGCTTCTTGTACTCCTTGCGGGACAGGTAACCGCGAATGTAGGCCTGGAGCCAAGACACAATCTTGGACAGCCTATCGTCACGCATCTCTTCCATCTGACCCAGGACACCAGCGCGGAAGAACACCTGGATATATAGCTAAGTCAGAACAAATCCAGACGCCCGACTTGTAGAGTTAGTAACTGGTAACATctagttttaatatatttaaaactatttctacacattatttgTGTCAGAAATAtgaacataatatttttaaatgatatatTTTTCTACATCTAATGTTAGTGGGGAATTTGCGTGAGTAATCTCGAAAAAAAACGGAGACTTTTTGAAGCGGCATGACATGGAAACATAAAAAATCGACACATAGACAACACGAGGTACAGACGATACAGACAGTAAAAGAATAAGAGGAGTTAATATCGGAATGTGTATGTGTATCCGTTACTCATGTACTACGTCTACCTTTGTTTTTCCAAGTCTGAAAGATTCCGAGTCCAAACCGGTTGTCTCGAGAATTTTCTCGGCGGCTTTCTCTGGCGACATTCCGTCTTTGACCAACCCCGGGCACAGAATTTTGTATCTGCGTTTGAGGagcatacaaaaatataacagtgtgtgtgtatgtatgtgtatgtacagGTAGAAAGGATAGGGGAAAATCCAAACAGGAGCCTTGTCACTTGGGCCCTTTGAAGCGGCTTAGTCTACTGGACAAATTACTGTACCAATTGTAAATGGTGGTCGTAATTTGCCTGAAGTATTGATAACTTGCAATTGGCTTTCTCACAGCTAACTACGCAACCGAATGAACATGCCTTGGTGTGACCGAGACGGTACGATTCGACATCCAAGCCTGTGGCGTCCAGGATGACTTGGGCGATCTTCTTAGGATCGGTTTCCTTGTCCACAGCTTGAGGGGCCAGGATCTTGTAACTACATTATCAAAATATTTCCACACAATGAGGGAGAGTCACAATAAATAGTTCTAAAGACGTGCTAGGCACATAAGGAGAGGGTGGAACAAAATGTGGGACATACTGTAAAAAACATTGATATGTTAACCACACTGCATACGATTAGGGGTATGGACTGCAATTAAGATTAATAACATGTATCCCAGGAACCTTCTATGACATAATGACCTAGAAATAACAATGGGTCAACAAAAAGGGTTCAACATTAACTCTATTCTTTAGAGTTTAACAATTTCTACTTCTCCATGCTAAAACCATTCTGGACCCCATTATAATTCTTGCCTTGGTGTGACCGATACGATAGCTCTCAGGGTCGAGTTCGACAGACTCCAGACACTTCCTAGCTGCTTCTTTAGGATCTTTTTCGTTGGTCATGATGGCTGGCGCCAGAATCATGTAACTGTTTGTCGAACatcaattatttaataaatagagTCCCTCCAACTACTCTGTATGTGACAcgtcattaaaataatttgtcGTTATATAAAACAGCTTATTAATAATCTATGATATTTCAGCAAGTGTTACTCATAGCTATGAACTATGTAAATTTGACTGATGATGTCAGCAAGTCAGCGGTAAAACCAGAATAGTTGCTCCAGAAAATACCAGcgctaaaaaaaagttttgactaaccacatataaaaataaacataacccTCTATAATCAaaacagagacataaaataCTAAAGTTATAGTTGTAATTTGAATTCTTGAATTATTTTTGATATTGATGTTGGGATCTTACCGGAGCTTGAAGTCAGGGTAGACCATCCTGTTGGGGAAACCTTTACGGCAAATACGGATGCCTTCCAACACACCGTTACAGGTCAGCTGGTGCATGACAAGGTGGGAGTCGATGAGACCTGGCGAGCGAATACACGCACACGGATAAGAGGAAATTACAGAAAATAGAAAGCCTTCGCTATTAAtgtgtattaattaatttaaaaaaacaggtATGTAGATTTTAAaccaattacttatttttttacttatccTTATAGTTGTAATAGAGTAGAGATAGAAAAGTCTCAATTTACTTTACTAAAGACaaatagtaaaattttaaaacgagtGAAAGGGAAAAGAAGATAAAGTGATATTGGTCACTTTACTAACACAAATATATTTAGCACAATTATTACTCACCAGGCTGTTTCAACTCGTTGGGGATGATACAACGTACGAAGTGAGGTTGGGTGGACCTCAGAGTTGTCATCAGGTTGTTAAGTTGTTCCTGTATGGATTAACAAAATTAGTATGCACAATTGTGATTTTGTATAGTATTTACAACAGCATTTTTCATGTTTGTCTAAATCCAATACAACTGATTATTTACCCAGAACATTTCTTAGTTTTGTCTAATAGAAATGTCTGCAAACAACATAAAAAGCGACACTCGATGATACATGAATATTGACGTAGATTTGACATGTAATGACGTGACGATGTgaataaacacacacacacacaaaactaaagttatgaTTCCTAATAAACACACACTAACACACAAAGCTATTAGACCCAGCAGCGTCGTACAGTACGTTCCTGGGGACGTTATGCGCTGTGCGTGTAATTTTTCCACAGTGCATTGATCTACACTATAACACCATAGTGCATGTAAAATATTACAACCTCTAAAAACATAAAACAGGTAATTTTCATGTTACCTTTAATATTACGTCTATGAAATGTTACTACCACAATTTTCAAAAACAATGTAGAATATATGAAGCTACATCAATATAAACCAAAAATCAATCTTTAATATAAACTTAAGAACCTTGTACGCGGAGGAGACAGTAGCAAAACCACCACCCTTCTTACCGCGACCGCCTATGAACGTACATTATAAACAAGCATAGATTAGTACCAAGACGATCACAAGGCAACATGACGGGACAATACTCGATGGCTAAACATAGACTATCGGCGACATGAGCTGTGCTGTAAAACATATAGTAGAGTggccgaacaggctttaggttacttttcgctcatgtcgtcttgGACataggtatatttggtatcagtacattcagtatgatgtcctgaacacaaataaatatttgatgacatatatatatttggtGGGGGTCCACTGCTTTCGCGCTTGACATCGCCAGTTTTTGAGACATTTGGTACcacacatggtatgtttaaaaaaaaagtaaaaaaaaatatactgccgactttatgacatCACAGCAACTACcgccaccactttcgcgcttgtcatctcatatatttgtgttcaggacaccATACTGAATGCACtaataccaaatatacccatgtccgagacgacatgagcgaaaatcgttttctagaagacttctagacaaaaAACCGACCCTCTAATATTATGTTGACATTGACAAGGTAATGTGAAAGCGTGGAAGACTGACCCTAATTACCACTAAGTTGTAATCAGTAGATTCAGTAGTAGTAACAAGGGTTAATCTTAGGCATGATAGACGATACTGAAGCTACGCCGAAGGCAGTGAAGCAAATCCCTTTCAATGAATGTAAGTTTACCCTGTAGAGCGATGATACAGTCTGGAAGGCAGAACCCTTAGCACGCTTGCCTCCAGCGCCTTAAGTTGAAAAGTGACATGAGAAATAAACATTAATATGTCTTTGTAGACAATGATGCAAGTACATTCAATAGAATGATAGTGTGTAATTATCCTCTTTGCTAGGTCTTCTAGATTAGAAATAAACACAATGTGTGTTTATTTCTAATCTATTCGACGAAGCAACTcggataataaaattgtaatagaacTTCACTTatggtaagttcgtttaatcattAAGTATAATGAAATAATCCAAGATCACTGAAGTATTGATGTGATTTTGGTAAGTGACATTTGGGTTTTATATCACCCGTCTTGTGGTGTGTGATGATATTATATGTTCACAGAAGGTATGAATACAGCTCATGGTACCTGGTCACCTGTTTTCGTAGAGATCAAAATTGCTATAGGGGCTTATCGAAATCAGTAttaaaaattatcatttaaaaaatcaatTGAATCCTTATCTGAGTAAAAGTTATTGATACGTACCCTTGCCGCCACCGGCATCAGCACCACCGGACTGACCAGGATGGTCAGCGAAGATCTCAATCAACAGTTTGTTGGTGCCCTTCTTGAACTGGTCTACGACAGTGTCGTTAAGGGGGTCCTTGTTCTTCTCAAGCCAGCCTGAGATGTTGTAACCGACCTGTTTAAGGAGGGTGGGTGAATTAAGGTGGTGGGTAGTGAATGACTGAGTGAACTAATTTAGATACCAACATTAGCAATCATTTTATTTGCTAGATTTTCAAAAAGGATATAATTCAAAGGGAAGCTTACTTTCATTCTGTTGTTTAAGTAAAGAAAATGTTTATGAACCAAATATCAGCTCAATATAATTAAAAGTGAAGTGAAATGATCGTTGGTATTGTTGATGATAAAGATACTTACGTTGCCGGCATAATGGCCAATGGCGAAGTGGGCAGCCTGGCAGCCGGGCTTGGGAGGCTTGGGCTTCAGGAACGGAGGCGACTTGCCCAAGTGGTTGTTATTCAACTTCTCAACGAAGGTCTGATCGGTAGCTTTCGGGAACATAGATTCTTCCTCAAGGATGGAGAGGATACCCATGGGCTGGAAACGGACCGATGGCGTTAGAACACGAAGTACGGCTTGCTTATCTTCTGAAAATGCTACTTATGCCAAGTGTAGTTACTTTACGACTAAAATTGTATCATGAAATGTAAATTTTGATAGGACAAGCTATAATTATGTTCTTGGAGAGGAAATTTAAATACGAGTAGCTGTTGTTTCATCAAGATAAAGTCGATAATAAAATTCAagtgaataataaaaatgaggcaaaaggtacaaatttaatttaattataaatctgtaacaaaggaaaaaaaattaaaagagaaaTAAAGGTTTTAAATACTACTTTTGTGTAAAAGGGGGTTCTAGCGtgtatatttttgttaagcGTTATCGGTTAAGCGGCATGCATTCGTAGTTGTGTGCTTTTTTCTAATAgtgagtgtaattttattagctATATAACTTTGTACTGTATCTATAAAATAGTGCTTCTTTTTCCATAGCTTCACATATTTTTAGtgtctttttttattaaacttgaTTGCTGACTTTTTAGTTGTTAAAAATACTGGTATTACTGGTGCAGTTAATATAGCTAATtagcttaaaaaatatatgcttATTAACGGATTAGACTGATATTGTAGTTTTGCAAGTGTTCTATCGGCGGTGTGGGTACAGACCGTGATAAATATATCATAATgatcaatatttaataatatccaATAACACAGCAGCTAGTAAGGTGATTCaagaaatcaaagttttaattttatttactcaCCTCATTATTTTCATcctacctactaaaataataattagtaattaatttgaGAATTGTTTAATAACATTTAGTGGTCGCTACCACCAGTACCACCggtcaacttttttttttaatacgtactGCGATGTGGGATTATGGTTTGCTTTTATTATGTTCCATGataatatttatctattataatagtttatgtgactgctatatAATAAAAGGCGTAATTTACGATAATATCGCCTTCgtttaatttcatacattttgaaatgtCGGTAGCTATCCCTAAATatcaattcaaaaataaaataaaaaaatctagacTGTTTTCTAATACAATACATCCGTTTTAGAGGTTGagagtataaaaaataataataataataataacagcaaacttctccaaagggactctacgtgttggatgtgtatccccacgcacgcctatcaaatgaccgggatgtatatacccgtgagtttatacgagatacaaataataaaaatatcgtcTTTCTTTGATTTCACAAATTTTCATATGTCAGTAGCGACCCctaaatatcaatttaaaaatttataaaaaaaatagtgttttCTAATGCAAAAGATCATTTATAGAGATCATAGGtgagagtaaaaaaataaacatatatatttttttttcagtacaaGTTTAAATCAGCCTAACAGCTAGCCAGCATTCCTCACAGGCAGCAGATTCTATAGGGGTTGTTAGAGATTGTGAATACAGTATTATAGAATATGTCGATCATTTGATACAATAAAACAGCGTGTAAAGATTCGCAAGGATGCTGCTTTCATTAAAAATGCTTTTAGCCTCGATTGCTGAAAAGGATCGTGTGCGCAAAGCATTTGTTTATACCGCGGAGCAAGGGATCAGCCAGAGATGTACTTGCGGGAGACGTTTTCAGCCCCAAGCGTCGTCTAATCGCGCCTATCGTAAGCTATACTGGATTCTAATACCTTTTCTATTAAGTCTATAGTCGCTTGAAGATCCATACCAAAATCTATGAAGGTCCATTGGATCCCTTCACGTTCATACTCTTCTTGCTCTAACACGAACATGAAATGGTTAAAGTATTGTtgtaatttttcgttcgtaaaATTAACGCATAGCTGATTAAACCCGTTCATCTGGATCGTGATACAtggaaaaaataattgtatCTGTTAAACAACTAACATTGTTTGTGTGGAAACGATGGCCGTTGGTgtgagaaaatattaaaaataaaaacaaagaacaCAGATAACACAGAACACATATAACACGTTGCATTGGTGGGTAGCTCGAATGAAGTAACGAatggaattaaattttaagtaaaaGTTCTATGGCTACTTCTTTCGGGCACCCTGTGGCATGAGGCAAGCTCTTGTTGTTGCGTTTT
The window above is part of the Cydia strobilella chromosome 12, ilCydStro3.1, whole genome shotgun sequence genome. Proteins encoded here:
- the LOC134746024 gene encoding myosin heavy chain, muscle isoform X3, encoding MPKPIVQEGDDPDPTPYLFVSLEQKRIDQSKPYDGKKACWVPDEKEGFLQGEIKATKGDLVTVGLPGGETKDFKKDLVGQVNPPKYEKCEDMSNLTYLNDASVLYNLKQRYYHKLIYTYSGLFCVAINPYKRFPVYTTRCARLYRGKRRSEVPPHIFAISDGAYVNMLTNHENQSMLITGESGAGKTENTKKVIAYFATVGASQKKDPNQEKKGSLEDQVVQTNPVLEAFGNAKTVRNDNSSRFGKFIRIHFGPSGKLAGADIETYLLEKARVISQQALERSYHIFYQMMSGSVDGLKTKCFLSNDIYDYYNVSQGKITIPNMDDGEECQLTDQAFDILGFTQEEKDNVYKITAAVMHMGGMKFKQRGREEQAEADGMEEGERVAKLLGVDCQDLYKNLLKPRIKVGNEFVTQGRNKDQVTNSVGALCKGVFDRLFKWLVKKCNETLDTKQKRQHFIGVLDIAGFEIFDFNGFEQLCINFTNEKLQQFFNHHMFVLEQEEYKKEGINWAFIDFGMDLLACIDLIEKPMGILSILEEESMFPKATDQTFVEKLNNNHLGKSPPFLKPKPPKPGCQAAHFAIGHYAGNVGYNISGWLEKNKDPLNDTVVDQFKKGTNKLLIEIFADHPGQSGGADAGGGKGAGGKRAKGSAFQTVSSLYREQLNNLMTTLRSTQPHFVRCIIPNELKQPGLIDSHLVMHQLTCNGVLEGIRICRKGFPNRMVYPDFKLRYMILAPAIMTNEKDPKEAARKCLESVELDPESYRIGHTKVFFRAGVLGQMEEMRDDRLSKIVSWLQAYIRGYLSRKEYKKLQEQRVALQVVQRNLRKYLQLRTWPWWKLWQKVKPLLNVSRIEDEIAKLEEKANKAIEALEKEEKLRKELEVLNAKLLEEKTALLGSLEGEKGSLSEVQERAAKLQAQKSDMESQLRDTQDRLTQEEDARNQLFQNKKKLEQEVSGLKKDVEDLELAVQKSEQDKATKDHQIRNLNDEIAHQDELINKLNKEKKMQGESNQKTGEELQAAEDKVNHLNKVKQKLEQTLDELEDSLEREKKLRGDVEKQRRKVEGDLKLTQEAVADLERNKKELEQTIQRKDKEISSLTAKLEDEQSLVSKLQKQIKELQARIEELEEEVESERQARAKAEKQRADLARELEELGERLEEAGGATSAQIELNKKREAELSKLRRDLEEANIQHESTLANLRKKHNDSVAEMGEQLDQLNKLKAKAEKERSQYFSEVNDLRAGLDHVSNEKAAQEKIAKQLQHQLNEVQNKADEANRTLNDLDAAKKKMSIENSDLLRQLEEAESQVSQLSKIKVSLTTQLEDTKRLADEEARERATLLGKFRNLEHDLDNIREQVEEEAEGKADLQRQLSKANAEGQIWRSKYESEGVARSEELEEAKRKLQARLAEAEETIESLNQKVVALEKTKQRLATEVEDLQLEVDRATAIANAAEKKQKAFDKIIGEWKLKVDDLAAELDASQKECRNYSTELFRLKGAYEEGQEQLEAVRRENKNLADEVKDLLDQIGEGGRNIHEIEKARKRLEAEKDELQAALEEAESALEQEENKVLRAQLELSQVRQEIDRRIQEKEEEFENTRKNHQRALDSMQASLEAEAKGKAEALRMKKKLEADINELEIALDHANKANAEAQKNIKRYQAQIKDLQTALEEEQRARDDAREQLGISERRANALQNELEESRTLLEQADRARRQAEQELGDAHEQLNELSAQSASLSAAKRKLESELQTLHADLDELLNEAKNSEEKAKKAMVDAARLADELRAEQEHAQTQEKLRKALEQQIKELQVRLDEAEANALKGGKKAIQKLEQRVRELENELDGEQRRHADAQKNLRKSERRIKELTFQAEEDRKNHERMQDLVDKLQQKIKTYKRQIEEAEEIAALNLAKFRKAQQELEEAEERADLAEQAISKFRGKGRAGSAARGVSPAPQRPRPAFDGFGTFPPRFDLANDDF